In Mus musculus strain NOD/MrkTac chromosome 4 genomic contig, GRCm38.p6 alternate locus group NOD/MrkTac MMCHR4_NOD_IDD9_2, the sequence TGCTGAGGACCTAACCGGAGCCCGCCACCCTTCCTGACCAAGCCCAGAGGGCTCCGAGGGGTCGCCGAGCGGGAAGCCAGGGCCTGAGACCCGGTCGAGACCCCGACCCGGGACTGTGGTGAGAGCGGGGTCACCGGGGGAGGAGCCGGGCCGGGAGGACCGGAGAGGGGCGGGGCCCAGAGAAAACACTAAATCGGGGGTCCTCCGCTTCAAGGCGTCAGGGTCGCCGCCCCACTGCCTGCCGCGCGCCCAGCGGCGCCCCAGCCGCGACCCCTGACAGTCGCGACGGGGCAGTCCCACTCCCCTCACCTGGTTCGGCTGCTCTGCCTGCTCCGACGACGCCATCTTCCTCAGGCCTGACTAGTCGACCGCCGCTGGCCCAAGTTTCTCCCAAGAGCGCTTGCACTAGTTCTCCCGACTAGACCAAAGTAGAAGGTCCCGAGCATGTCGATGGGGGCGGGTTCCCGGCAAAAAGGATTGAGTGAGACTGGTGTCCCGGTTATCTTGCAGTTTACAGGAAAATCCATAgttcaaattctttttaaaaaaatagaatatctcttgttgttgttgttttacattgTTGATGTATAAACGCTGTGGTTTAGGCACTCCTAATTTTCTCCCCCTACTCTCCCCACATCACCCACCAGGTTCaccctctttttaaaataaatttacatgtttgtatgtttagacttgtttgtttttgttttctagacaaggCCTCACGTAATTCAAAGTAGcctcaaactttctatgtagccctagatgaacttctgatcctcctgcctccacctcgaGGTGCTGAGATAACAGGCGTGCGCCACACATTTTTATTCTTGAAGTAAATCTCTCCCTATTCTCATAACACCGTGGGCACATTTAGGGACTACTTATttaataaacacatgaaaatgtaagttaaaatttaGCCATTCGACCGGGCactggtgatgcacgcctttaatcccagcacttgggaggcagaagcaggcggatttctgagttcgaggccagcctggtctatagagagagttccaggacagacaaggctacaacagagaaaccctgtctcggaaaaaaaaaaaaaaaagccaaaaaaaaaaaaaaaatagtgtagcCATTCGGTACACTATTATTCGTTAAGTACCTACTGTTTCTCAGAAGCGTTCATAAACTCCAACAACACTCTgcagctcgctctctctctctctttttcttttttttttttttttttttttttttttttttttggtttttcaaaactctgtcgtagccttggctgtcctggaactcactctgtagaccaggctagcctcgaaaatttgcctgcctctgcctcccaagtgctgggattaaaggcgatcGCCACCATGCGTTCTGCAGCTCTGTCTTAAGAAACCCatgtgttggggctggagagatggttcagtggttaagagcactgactgctcttccagaggtcctgagttcaaatcccagcaaccacaaataaataaataagaaatccaTGTGCACAATAGTGCTTTCTCAGGCTGCCTCTCCTCTGTATTAGAACTGACATCTCAAGATGGGGATATAGCTTAGTTGGTAACACATGCATAAAACCTGGGCTCCAGCACAATGACTACGTGGTACAGTGGTGCACAACTGTGACCACAGCACATGGGCTAtatgctgagttcaaggccaatctagacTATGTAAGGTTcccgttggttggttggttggttttttaaattaaaaaaaaaatttaaacaggcAGAAGACTGGAACACCCAGACTTTGAGAACTGGGGACATTTGAGGAGAGAGGAGCAGTCTGTGAACCATCATTATGGTAGCTGAATTGTTAGATGTGTTGCtttaggtttttgagacagagtctcactgtgtagtccaagctggctcAAATTCAAgatcccctgcttctgcctccagagttctgggattataagtgtacCAGTATGCCCTGCTCTTTAACCTTAATATCACCACCCGACCACCACCAACATCactattttgtatgtatatgatgctAGTCCTTGTgtgctaagcaaatgctctaccaatGACCCACACCCCCAGTGCCAATTCTTTTCATGTTAAACACTGgagcaataaaacaacaacaacaacaacaaaccagactTGTATCACAGCCAGGAGGGATGAATATATTGCCAGGCAGTAATGAATCAGCTCTGTGATTCATGGTTCCCTTTACTTTCTGACTTGCGATCTTATCATTCTTTCTTGCCAAGAGACACATTTTCTTAATTcccatttctatttattttcaattCTGTAACCAGGCACCGCTCCATTCTATAAGATACTGTTGAGTGTTCCCACTGAGCAGAACAAAAAAGGTTGATCTTATAGCCAGaagtacaaaaaaagaaagaggattctttttcatttcaaagtTACTTTCTTATAAACCAAAGACAAGGCGATATAACAAGAGAAAAATAACCGGTTGGTCAACATCATTTCCGGTTACCTTTTTGTATAAGAATTAAGGCATGATCATGCCAAGCAGAGTGAGCCTGTTTGAGAAATCTGCCTATCCCTCTAATCTTGATCCCTGGGAAGTCgagataaagtttatttttatttcagtcaTGTGAAATCTTCACATGAATGTCTTTTGCCCACAGTCCTAGGAATCAAACTTAAAGTCTTGTTCAGGCTGGCTTGTGTTCTGGCATTTAGCTACCCCcagtctgtatttttatttttagctcaaTTTGTTGGTGTCTAAAACAACTCCCTGGTCTACAGCAATGCCCTCCTGTTATTGCTATTTAGCAACCTTTTTGCGTAGTTCAGGAGAGCTGGCTGGTAGacagctcatcagttaagagcactcactgctcttgcagaaaagcCTGGGTCTGGTCCCCaccacccacatagtggctcacaactttccAGGACCCCAGGGCCAGGGCATGTCTTCTTTTGATCTCAGCAGCAGGTACCGGGCAAATGTGTATGTAGTGCACAGAgatatatgcaaacaaaacatttatacaataaataaataaatttaatacaatttaatacaaaaaataaaataaatattttaaagtttttctctGATGGGACATTGCATTTTTGGCAAGACTGAAAATTAATGTTCTATGTTGAAAACTGACTTCCTTCAAAATATcctgcagtggtggctcatgcctttaatcccagcacttgggatgcaggaagatttctgagttccaggccagcctggcctacagagtaagttccaggacagcaagggctaaacagagaaaccttgtcttgaaaaacaaaacaaaacaaaaaattaattaattttggtttttgagacagaatttctttttttttttaagatttatttatttattattatatgtaagtacactgtagctgtcttcagacactccagaagagggagtcaaatctcgttacagatggttgtgagccaccatgtggttgctgggatttgaactctggaccttcggaagaacagtcgggtgctcttacccactgagccatctcaccagtcagAGACGGAATTTCTTTGTGTAACTTTGGCTTGTTctccttggccttgaactcaatgagATACaaccgcctctgcctcccaagagctaggattaaaggtattcaCCAGCATGCTgggttacaaaaataaaattttaagaaacatAAGTAAACCAGCtccttttaaaaacttaataataatttcatagcaaccatttgtgtgtgtgtgggggggggtatgtgtTCACAtgagcatacatgcatgcatacaaatgtCAGGTTGTgtgatcagagaacaacttttggaaATCTGTTTTCCTACCATGCTGGgctctgggatcaaactcagggtgtAAGgactggcagcaagcacctttacccactaagctatctTGTCAGCTATTTAACTTAATGTAAAATGTTTACTTAATATTTCAACTTGCTTGTAAATCATATCCTTTAAACTTCAAAAGTCACAAAACCAGTCctgaaaaacacacaaacacacacacacacaattttctcttttatgtagctctggctgtgtagaaactcactatgtagaccaggctgccctggaactcataaagatccttctgcctcctgaggattaaaggcctgagccacaaCACCCAGTTCAATGGCAACTCTTAAAACATGAATATgcatctggagagatggcccagcagttaagagcactgactgctcttccaaaggtcctgagttcaaatcccagcaaccacatgatggctcacaaccatccgtaatgagatctgatgccttcttctggtgtgtctgaggacagctacagtgtacttatgtataaataaatctttaaaaaggaaaaaaaaaaaacatgaatataTGGCTGGCAATGTAGTGTAGAACTATGCTTACCATACATGAGACCCCGGGTTTTCCATCATACAGTCttttagagaagaaaaggaggggaaggtAACAGGGTAGgggaaagaaaacaacagaaaaaaaagaaatctccaaTCTGGACCACTTCCCTAAACTGAATCCCCCCCGCCCCTGGCTTTGAACCCAGAAACTACAATTCCCGTCGTGCCCTGGAACGCCCGTGATTAGCCGCCACTAGAACTACATCTCCCGGCGTGCCTTGGTCTCGCGTAACTTGCTGAGAGAACTACATCTCCCGTCAGGCAGCGGGAGGAAGGTTGTCAAAGCTTAGGGAAGCGGCTCTGGGCTACCTGGGATTTCCCAGAGTCGCCAGGTCCCCACTTTGAGGATGGAGCTGTCGCGGGGAGCCAGCGCCCCAGACCCGGACGATGTCCGGCCTCTCAAACCGTGTCTGCTACGCCGCAACCACAGCCGCGATCAGCACGGCGTGGCAGCCTCCAGTCTCGAGGAGCTGAGGAGCAAAGGTTGGCTGCTGAGGGGACCGGGCGGGGTCGGGAAGGTGACCCCAGAGCCTAGGGACTGCAGGGACCCACGTGGGTCCAGTGATTGACAGATTCCTGGCGTTTTTACTTACCTACACTGAGAGGAGCCGTGAAGGGGACGGGAAACTGTGCAGGTCCAGGTTCATTGACCTGATTTTGGACCAAACCGAGTCCAGCGTATtctgtccactctggctcacagAGGCGGTACTGGGGCTCCCCGACGGGATGGGAATGGGAGTCCGCACTCAGTACCTATTCCATTAAAAGGGAGCTGTCAGTGCCTGCCCTTAGAGTCCAAGTAAGGAACGTGAGCCATGTTCTGATCCTGACTATACTTTGCATTTAACCATCTCTGGACCCTTAGTTTCCTCAGCCGTGTAGTGGGTGTATTTTCAACTTTGCTTCAAAGGATTCTTGGGACTCTCAAGTGAGATGGTCTGTTCAATGGTTACTTACAAGCGTTATTAGCCCGTAGCAACAAATGAGATACTCAAAGAAGTTCTGCAGGTCTTTCATGTCAGCTAGCTCCGGGCACGGATTCACCTGTGCCAGGGTGTGCATCGCTTCCGGAGAGCTAGCTACTGAGACCCAGGAGCAGGGTTTGATCTGGTGACAGGGGTTCTGTCACACCAAGGCTTGCATTTCACCCCGGCACAAGGTTAGTTCAGCTTAGTGCCACTTCAGTTGCATTGGCTGGGTGTCCTTGGCCCCAGAGACTTCTGTTCTCTGCAGCAGAGCCTATAGCAGACTGACTGGCAGTTCTATTTTGGGTGATGACAGCCTTATGGAAAGCCTCTTGCCTGGcaataatataaatgaaatgaCACTGAGTAAAGCTTCTGCCAATACTGTAGTTTCCTTCAGTCTAGAAGAACtgcaaaagaagatagccacagagAGAATAAACCACCtactttttgttttctgacaTTTGATGTGTAGAATTCAAGATTACCACCGAATAAATGAGCAAGGGACAGCATTACGCGTCCACTGTAATCAGACCAGCCTCTGGTTGGATGCTTATTTATGTAGACTCAAATGCCTCCTATGTGAggatgctggaaagatggctcagctgctgagagtgctttctgctcttgcagaggatctgggctcAGTTcttagtacccacatggtggctcacaaccttctagtactccaggtccagggcatccaacacccGCTTCTGGGCTCCATGCATGTGGGTGGGCACAACACATGTATGTAATCTACACACATACCTTCAGAAAAAAGAAACCACTCATGAATataaaatctaaacaaacaaaaagtttagggctggagagatggctcagtggttaagagcactcactgctcttccagaggtcctgagttcaattcccagcaaccacatggtgactcacaaccatctgtaatgagatctgatgccctcttctggtgtgtctgaagacagctaagtcAGTGTACTGATATacataaagaaatctaaaaaaaaaaaaaaaaagtttagtctTAACTATGCTACTTACAGTAGGATTTTGAGTAAATTCCTTAATCTCTCAGAGCTTGGGTTCATTGTCTATAAATTGGGAATAATAATAGTAACTCCTTTGTAGCATCAGTTTTTTACCGGAAACGCAGTAAGAATGGGACCAGGCGTGTGATGAATGTCACATACGTGGGGCATACCAGAGAGTTCTAAGACAGATACCATTTCCTTACGGATGTTTGTCACCTGGCAACTATTTTCTTCTTCTCAGCCTGTGAACTCCTGGCCATTGATAAGTCCCTGACGCCGATCACCCTGGTCCTGGCTGAGGACGGGACCATAGTGGATGACGATGACTacttcctctgccttccttccaATACAAAGTTTGTGGCGTTGGCCTGCAATGAGAAGTGGACTTATAATGATTCCGGTAAGAAATGCAGGCTGTGTAGCCAAGAGCCGTGCCAGCTCGATGGCCTACGCAGGCCAGTGGCTGCTGTTTGTCTGGCTGTCTAAGCACTTACACAGCAAAGGTTACCTGAGCATCTCTGCGTGCCAGGCACAGTGCTAAGGcctggggaagaagaggaacGAGACACCCCACCCAGACCCATGGCAACCGAGACCCAGCGTGTCAATGAAACtggaggggggggtggggggggagtacTGCCACTTCTAGCCAGGGGACTGGGCAAACTACAcagtcttctggctccttttttgtttatttgtttgtttgttttgttttgtttttcaagatagggtttctctgtatagccctggctattctggaactcactctatagaccaggctagcctcaaactcagagatcctcctgtctctgcctcccaagtactgaaattaaaggcatgcatcaccatgcccggcAGTCTTGTGGCTCCTTAATGAAATAATAATTACAGTGTCTGCCCCAACTATGACAACCAAGAATGTCTCCGGACATTGTCCAAGGCACTGTGTTAGTGACTGATCTTACCTGGCACACAGGAAGGTCTCGGCAGAGGTTAATGCTGTCACCAGCAGCACTGCGGATTTGGAGGTGATTAGCACTTGTCCTAGAGTTAGAGAAACATCTTCTCAAAGACCATTGCTACTGAATGGAGGCAGTCAGCCTTCCAGCAAAGATTTGTCAACCACCTGCCTGAAAGGATCAGtcttcacccctcccccacccccccacccccagggaggCGTGCTGGTGAGAGTGAACATTTTCAAATACAAACCCAGAACGCAGCCAAGCATGGGGCAGacacctgtgactccagtgcTTAGGACGtcctaggctagcctcaactaCATAGTGAATGCAAGTctagtgtgtgctgtgtgctgcctGAAACCCtaactcctcctcctcatccctctctttgacacccccacccccaccccaccacccccggGCACAGGCACAGAGACTATCAAAAGGCAGATGCGGTGGGACCCTCAGCCCATGAGTTACCATACCTTAGGGTTAACTGGCTGCTGTTTCCTTTTTtgccttttgagacaaggtcttactctgtagatcaggctagcctctgaCTTGccacgatcctcctgcctcagccttctgagggctgggatgAGAGGTGTTAGCCACCATACTTAGCGTAAACAATACAGTGCAGTTTCAAACAGAGAGAAATTGAAGGCAGAAGAGGGGATTGAAGTCCGAGGTGGGGGTTAGCTTCCCTGTAAATCCCTGAGAAAAGGTCTTGCCCTCCCCACACACTGTCCCCCACCTCTGTCACCATCCCAAGTGGTCCATCCGAAGGACGTGCACACTGTCCACAGTGCTGCACTGGGGCCCTTGGATAGTGAGCTGACCAGCGTTCTCTCTGTATCAGATGGAGGGACGGCTTGGGTTTCCCAAGAGTCCTTTGAGGCAGATGAGCCGGACAGCAGGGCAGGGGTGAAGTGGAAGAACGTGGCCAGGCAGCTGAAAGAAGATCTGTCCAGCATCATCCTGCTGTCAGAAGAGGACCTCCAAGTAAGTCTCCTCCACAGCCCGC encodes:
- the Dffa gene encoding DNA fragmentation factor subunit alpha isoform b (isoform b is encoded by transcript variant 2; The RefSeq protein has 1 substitution compared to this genomic sequence); translated protein: MELSRGASAPDPDDVRPLKPCLLRRNHSRDQHGVAASSLEELRSKACELLAIDKSLTPITLVLAEDGTIVDDDDYFLCLPSNTKFVALACNEKWIYNDSDGGTAWVSQESFEADEPDSRAGVKWKNVARQLKEDLSSIILLSEEDLQALIDIPCAELAQELCQSCATVQGLQSTLQQVLDQREEARQSKQLLELYLQALEKEGNILSNQKESKAALSEELDAVDTGVGREMASEVLLRSQILTTLKEKPAPELSLSSQDLEVGKN